The genomic stretch gtatcagatgaagtttcaaattgcaagcacttggtttcataataagttggcattggccaagtcctttagcataggaatgttgcctaagttctaagtccatttgtccaagatcaaaccaacagtccacacaaacgttttgtagggtttttgttattattatgtacattaatggtcaaagaccacacaaacaagcaaagtatacacaaacaagatatatcacacaatatggtccaagtggacaaagtgaaaattgcattaacataaacaattagaatgatatgaataatggcaaatgaataaaggctagaattaaatgacattaaagtaaatgccttgaaattaaaagttagttgttaatgaattagaagttaatatttttttgcttttgctttttattttaagacattctttggagaacactcaacccacttatcacaagcatggatccttgagccaagacatcttccaaaggaaggaaaaaaggccaagtttccacacaataccatgaaagaggggagacttacaatctcactaactagaatgctatgccttttgtgtcacaaatttagcgctatgttaagcaatcgtaattggacttatgtagaagtcacaactatttgaggttgggcaatagaattttggtgttaattcatgttagatacataatataatggactatgctcatgaaacatatcacacacaaaaagaatatgtaaaagaggtggcctaatctcatccatacttatgttgatttttcaatcaactagccttaggactttgagatatcatagaccaaatgagatggatgcataaagaaggggaatgggatgaagagggaggggaatggatcaaaactcaaattggtcaaaggaggacttttaccaaattaatatcatccattcattttgggaaatggaatgtacattccatcaatcccctaaatccaatgatattaacttgacaaagtcaaatcaaccttgaccaaggcccaacaacaagagtcaaactcaaacaagtcatcacaattggtcaacaaaattatttggcatttattcaaatttaaaaaatactaaaataaggcatttaaattaaatatggtttgtcaaattcctaaaacatcaaaataaatggccatgagatttatcataggtcaaacaaggtcaaaggaccttggagaaaaaatttcagaatttttaaagacttaaaagtatttttaaacaattaaaaataattacaaaatcaattaaatcatgaaaaatattaataatgattcaaaaaataattttaattcaggatatgaaagaggaaattatttgaattttttgggtgaaactctcatattttttggatcaatattaaaatcaatatgaattaatgaaaataaaaggaataaaagacaatcagaaaatagcaaaaaaacgtggaccacttgatctccctcattaattgaggtggcagatcaagtggtcctcaacgcgctttccaccgtggacttaagtcaatgcgccacagggatggtaatcagaaccaacacgtgagattaaaataatttaaaacaGATCAATGGTTCTGAACACTTCAAGCGCATCGCTAGagtccaaaggccggtcatcttcttcggtgaccctggccggactggttcactcatcaccatcaagaaaatgaaaaaggaggacatgatctgaaagaaaaatgtcgtggagcacgaatctgacctcaattttaactaactccacatatatagaaagatatgaggagttgaattttgaggtgtatcaattgagttgcttcgatttgacctctaagaaactcaatcttcttgcctacattggtaagacttcagacaaccaaagatccaagagaattgaatagaattgagagagaatcgaagagatgaaattttctggaaaataccttcaatgtaggtctggattcacttgttcttgctttggcttgtgcttgatcttgctcaggatgcttgtagaagtagattagaatgcacaaaaggtcttggatccctggagttttgaatctcaaaacagtgagactcaaactcaatttccaaaggaaattctcaggattattttctcaaatggaagggtttgggggttgggatcaaagctggcgtgaAGGAGTCTTCAATTCTGAGCATATGatgctctatttatagctaaatcacatgatatttgcaccttacaATTGAGTTTCAAAAATaggcaatgagtgatgcatgtgcACATGGGagtgtacaggcccatgagatcattccatttgatccataattgaatatgaacaagtctgaaatcaaattggagtgTTAGGCAATTGTAaatggaagcttgaagtttgatttttgccaaatgatggtgcaatgttcaagccatgcgcagcccattcaaatcttgtccaaaatggatgaaattggacttaTTGGAAAGTTTAGATtaaggggaacaagtttgatgttcaaaatgttttcatttggagcttggaacaaagagaattttgaggtggaagtttggaaatttcaatatgttgaatttttttctaagtgtcaagccatatatctcaatattccaccttgcttaactttttatgtgagcttcaaatgagaaaagtgtcttcataaaagttgtatctctttcaaataccttaaaagtggtcaccaatttcatgtcatttggatttggaatgatagagttatgcatttttgaagtttggaaaaatcacttgttcaatggtataggtaaaaaatgacctataatctaacctcatatcacatgctcataaaagttgaattagctctcactcaaaacataaaagttgaagtagacatcttgaatttgatcttgcaacttggaaatatttcatatcataaaaattgagcaagttatggccttgggaagttgactttcacattagggtttagacaaaataacctataatgtttcaacatataaaatgattttccaagcaaaacaagctctaggtatcaacataaaagttgtttggaatgtcatttagagtaacgtttctcttagaataattttcatatggtgaaaattgtaggagatagggtctagggagacccagttttgatcagatgaattcatctgaccaaccaccatcaaccaacttgctaacctccaattctttggactttattggctcatggtagatcatatatgcataagattatgaatttttaagtgtcccttgagaaatttaatcaattagtgagatagcttgttggagaagttactcaagatacccagtcaaactagggtttccaaggcaaatcaccctcaaactcttgaagaaaacttgatcaatataacatgtaggaatcaatggaactcatatatgatgctcataaccattcttggatcaattcatggttgtgctctttgtcatgagggtctcaaaccctagatatgaacttgataaatcaatggtgatcatgccctacctacaaaagagttaggcaaatgcaaagaaatatttttggtattttggttagtaaaataatgatatacaagtatgatacaatcacatagtgcttggtgatctctcccaaaacaaacccaatgaaagaggggttaggaggatgccaaggtatgatcccaatgctaatgcttatgatgaaattgcacgagggatcttagggtcaaaattggggtcttacaccaacaCATCGCCAGAaccagagctccggtcttcttctccggtggacctcaccggactggtccaccttcaaccatcaccaaaatgaaaaataaggacatgaatttaaagaaaaaatgctcaagagctcgaatctggcctcaattttgtctaactccaagtatatagaaagatacagggagttgaattttgaggatcatgatctgagttgcttcgattttacctctaagcaactcaatcttgttgcctacattggtaggacttcagacaaccaaaaatcaacaagaataatggagaattgagtgagaatcaaagacattaaaaattctgaaaatcaccttcaatgtagcttcagattggcacaatcttgctctcaattatgccTGGCCTTGCTTCAAATGCTTGATGAagtggaaatggatcaaagaggaggaaggactcttggagtttcaatctcaaaaatagtgagagattcaaactcgattttcaaagaaaatcttcaagtttatcctttgAATGCGAGGGTTTAAGGTTGTTGATTCAAAGCTTACGTGCCAtggtccttaattctgagcaatggagcttctatttatagccaaggagattgataattgcacacttccattttgGGCCAAAGTTGGAAATTtcacttgcatgcttgcatgggcgtgtgataggcccatccaatgatgcacttaggtccaaaattatgtgtaagaaatgctgaagtcatgtggaaaagccatgcaatcgtgtatgaaaagtggaacttcaaattatccaaatggtccttcaactttatGCCATGTGCAATTcattcatactttgtccaaatgagatgaatttggacttttaggaaaggttagatcaagaggaacaactttcatgttgaaaactttttcatttgaagcttagaCCATGATCAATatttgagatggaagtttgaaaaatcaaacatatcaaaaaaaaattctaagtattaagccatatgttcacttcttccaccttgagtaactttttctatggacttcaaatgagaaaatttccttcataaaagttgtagctctttaaaaTCTTTTAAATTTTGtcacacatttgacctcatttggattttcatgaaggagttatgcattttagaagttaaggaaaatcacttgttcaatggtattggcccaaaatgacctataatgtttcctcttatcacatgtattttcaagttgaatttgcacttcctccaagcataaaagttgaagtagacatcttgaatttgatcattcaatttgaatggcttttatcgcataaaaattgagcaagttatggtcttgggaagttgacctccaaactagggtttagacaaaatgacctataatctttcaccataaaaatgactttccaagcaaaaatagatcttgacctcaacatgaaatttgtttggaatgtaatttagagtaacttttctcttggaatcattttcatatgataaaaattgtaggagataaggtctagggaaccccagttttgaccaattaAATCTTTTGGTCAACCatcatgaaccaacttgctagcttgatattctcttgacttttgggactcatggaggataatatattcataagatgatgaaatgtgaagtatccctttaaatatttgatcaattgttgaagaaacttgttgaagaagtcacacaagatacccagatgaattagggtttccaaggcaaacaaactccaaactcttgatgatttcttgatcaaaataacatgtgaagatcatggggatccatatatgatacttagagccaatgtaagcccattcttgatcgagctccttgcattgagggtcttaaaccctatatatgaacttgatagagcataggtgagcatgtgcactacctacaaaagagttaaactatacaatgacatatttttggtattttcgttagtaaataaagaaaaacaaagtatgatacaatcacatggtgcttggtgatctctcccaatgcaaacccaatgaatgatgggtaaggagaatgccaaagtgtgatcccaaCGCTAATGCATATGGtgagaataacatgagggatcttagggtcaaaattagggtcttatagaaTAGGTCATTGGTAAGGAGTAAAAAGGATACTAAGGAATCTCCAAGGCACAATCAACTTTTGCTTGCACATCAAACCATCCACTGATTTAAATATAACAGGGTTCTCAGATGTCGACTGGGCCACAAGTGTAGATGACATGAAATCCATGGCAAGGAGATGTGTATTCTTAGGATAATCACTGGTCTCTTGGCCTTCAAGAAAAAAATGTTGTGTCTCAATCCAACACAAAGTCTGAATATCAAGCTCTAGGTGACCTTGCAACTGAGGTACCTTGGATTAGGTCCCTTCTAAATGAGCTAAAATTATCATTACCTAGAAAGTCAATACTATGGTGTGATAACTTGAGTGTCAAGGCACTGACTTCTAATCCAATTATGCATGTCATATCAAAACACATTGAAATTGACGTTCATTACATATATGATCAAGTTTTATAAAAGGAAATTACTATGGCATATATACCCTCAGCTGACCAGATGATAAATTATTTAACCAAGCCATTCACTTATACAAGGTTCAACATGTTAAGAGACAAATTTGAGGTGACTCTTGTACCATCAGTTTGAGGGGGGAGTTAGAGAAAGGATCAAGTCATAATCCTTTAATTCATGCATGTCCATTACTCCATGTGATTATATCATTAATATTATGATAACTCTTAATagaattattttattttgcattaATGTAATTATTGTATGCACAATTGAAGGATCAAACAAATCCATTCTTATGTATATTTAAAGGTAATATGTGAATGTATAACATATACCATTCTTGATAATTTCCAACTTGTCCAATATCAAGAGGCTGGAAATTCTAACACAAAAAGCTATAAAATGATAACTTTTTTTTCCAAGTGGATAAGAATGTCAAAGGAAATTGTTCAGAAACTTATTACATATAGAAAATTTGTTTTGGTGAAGGGGTTATAAGATATGAGCTCCCATATGTCTTAAACGTGAGGTCATATTTTATTGAATAAATTGACATAAATCGAATGTGAAGAGGTTGTAGTATGTTGTTTTATTGTAGTTTGATAGAGGTCACTGAAAGTGTTACATCTCATTAAAAGTGTCTGTATCTGAAATAATTATTaatgatatatatttttttagagatgagattttttaatgaatttttatgCATGTAAAATATTATTTAAAGTTAATGGATGATGAGGGTTGGGTAATAATACATGCCCACAACCAATAATATTATTGCTCATATTAGAATAAGACATGAGATTATATTTATTCTGTGTCATATGAGAATTGGTCCTGATGTTCATGTACCATTGATCATCACGAGGAGAGATAAataaaacacacaaaaacatatTAAATATTTGTTAGAGCATATGAATATGGTTAGTGCTCGTCAGCAAGAGTACTCTATTACAACTCGACAAGAGCATATTGAGTCATTCACATTGTCTTTTTGAGTTGAGAAATATTGCAATACTTAACAAATACATACGACATGTTATCAAATATACTCAATTGTGGTTAATGGAGGTTGATTCATTTACTTCTCAAAAAAGTGAGTTCAACTTTCAATGTCGACGTGAAAATCTCTTTAATTAATAAAATGTGACTCTTCTAAAATCCAATTCACCAaacattttaaaaatataaaCATATACTCAATTGTTTTTTAAGAATGCATGATTTGATTAAGTTAGGTTTAAATTTAAACTAAGTTTACTAGTGTTATTGAAGTGAAAATTTGTTTGAGTAGTGAAAAGAGTTACATGAGAGAAGAGCCTAGAGGcaattattaaataaataaaaaagttaAACAACTGAACGATTGGATTGGAGATATGCTCTGAGTTGAAAGCCTTGTTTGGGTATCCTCTAATTTATTCCATTCTTGTGCTCCTCATCGTTTCTCCATCATCATCCACAACAACACGATTCATTTTCCCATGGCTTCTTCAATTCGACCTACTCTTTCTCTCTTCAATCCCTCTCCTCGTCTCTCTTTCTCCCATTTTTCAACCGGTAACTTCTCTCTCCCCAAATTATGAGCTAATTCTAAACATGTTGCTAGTTGAAAACTTCGATTCATCATTAAATCAGTGAATTGTACAAACCTAGTTTTGAATTCTGAACTAAAATTATTTATTCTGCAGTAGTTCCACAATCCAAGAGTTTTGCGTTGAAAGCGTGTAGAATGTTTAGAAAAAATGGAAACTCCGTTAGAGTTATGGCATCTGGGAACGTGTCTTCATCACTAACTGCTTCTTCACCGGAAAACGTACTCGAATGGGTCAAACAAGATAAAAGAAGAATGCTTCATGTTGTTTATCGTGTTGGCGACTTGGATAGAACCATTAAGTATATTATTATAAATACTTCAGTTTATTGCAATTCTAAGATAAATTCAATAAAATTTCTGCATATTTTGTTTATTCTATTCTTGTTGATTTCAGATTCTATACTGAGTGCCTTGGAATGAAGCTCCTTAGAAAGCGTGACATACCGGAGGAGAAATATACCAATGCTTTTCTTGGATATGGACCTGAAGACTCACACTTTGTTATTGAACTCACATACAGTAAGACTCATTTTCCATGCATTATTGTCTGCTATTTTTGTATTATCTTGATTATATGCATATGAAAAACTTAATTAAACACTTAGAGCATAAGCACTTATCACATAAGTGTCTATGCATAAGCTATTTTTATAACAGAAGATAAAATAAAGTCAAATTGTTCTCATATAAGTTATAAGGTGCTTTCGTAAGTTGTTACGGAAAGCTTTTATAGAAATAAGGTGAAAACATGTTATAAGTTGTTTCCAATTGATAATGTTGAATTTGTGATCCCGTGTGTCTAAATCATACTATGCTCGCctttatttataattttataGTAGCATATAAGGTAAATACTAATTATACTAATTGGGATTCCTTATTAATTCTAATCCTAATCTCCCATACAGTTTTGCAAGCACTTATATCAGTAGATAAGATCAAATAAGCTAATCCAAATAGGTTTTCACTACAACTTGTAGTTCTTTAAACAATGACGTGTTGTATAGGTTGGAATTAGCTTTTCCATCTCAATTTTTCAGAACCTCTCTCGTTTAACTTATTCTTTAACATCTATTAGCTTATGAAGACTCTTTTCTTTAGTGAAAAACCATAAACTAATTTGAATTGAAAAGGCCCTGCATGCTAAAAGCTAATCCAACATGGGCCTATGAATTGGCTATGTTAGCATTCCTCTTAAAATGTTACGATTATAGAAATTTAGACTTTATGAAGTAGGTTGTACATTCTTGTGCAAGGAAAGCTTTTAATTAATAGGAgtatttatttttcatttaacGATATTTCAGATTACGGAGTTGAGAAGTATGATATTGGAACTGGATTTGGCCATTTTGGTATTGCCGTTGATGATGTAAGTTTTCTAAACTTTAGTACCACTAGTATCAGTCATTAACATCTTGGCCTCCCATACTGTGTTCATTCCTCACGAGTTGGTGGCTTGATCCTCAATCTCACGTGGCATGGAAGTGCAGTTTTGGTTATTATTTTGGATTTTCTCTCTATCGGTCTTTTGACAAACACAGATGCTGAGATTTCTTTGTCTATACGATTCTTAATTAGATTATAAAAACAGTGGAACTAATAAGAGTTAAGGGGGGCAAAATATCTAGAGAACCTGGTCCTGTCAAAGGAGGCAAAACAGTAATTGCATTTATTGAGGATCCTGATGGTTACAAATTTGAACTTTTGGAAAGAGGCCCGACTCCTGAGCCATTGTGCCAAGTGATGCTTCGAGTGGGTGATCTTAACCGTTCAATCGAGTTTTATGAGAAGGTCAGGGTCAATCCTATTTTAAGTCAGATCAAACTTCAGAGTTTTTAATTGCTTTGCACAGCATTAAAACAATTATGTGGTTGTCGTCCATTTAGGCTTTTGGTATGGAGCTGCTTCGAACACGAGATAATCCAGAGAACAAGGTATTGTGGTTCATCTTTTTTAATGTATTTTTCACTGTCATCCGCCTTTTGCTCGCATTTTATTTTGATGTATGCTTGTTTTGAGGTATTGGTACACTAAATATCTCTGTAAGTCTTAGGCTTCATCTTGCTTGCTTTGATGGTCCAAAAATTGTTTCCCAACTTTTGACACGTTGGGCATGTGCTTACCTTCTTTCACATGTGATCCTTTTGTGGCCTTTTCTTGTGCAGTATACCATAGCAATGCTGGGTTATGGTCCAGAAGATAAAACTACTGTTCTGGA from Lathyrus oleraceus cultivar Zhongwan6 chromosome 7, CAAS_Psat_ZW6_1.0, whole genome shotgun sequence encodes the following:
- the LOC127100651 gene encoding probable lactoylglutathione lyase, chloroplastic, with the translated sequence MASSIRPTLSLFNPSPRLSFSHFSTVVPQSKSFALKACRMFRKNGNSVRVMASGNVSSSLTASSPENVLEWVKQDKRRMLHVVYRVGDLDRTIKFYTECLGMKLLRKRDIPEEKYTNAFLGYGPEDSHFVIELTYNYGVEKYDIGTGFGHFGIAVDDIIKTVELIRVKGGKISREPGPVKGGKTVIAFIEDPDGYKFELLERGPTPEPLCQVMLRVGDLNRSIEFYEKAFGMELLRTRDNPENKYTIAMLGYGPEDKTTVLELTYNYGVTEYDKGNAYAQIAIGTDDVYKTAEAIKLSTGKVTREPGPLPGINTKITACLDPDGWKTVFVDNIDFLKELE